The Papilio machaon chromosome 3, ilPapMach1.1, whole genome shotgun sequence genome window below encodes:
- the LOC106707880 gene encoding DNA polymerase alpha catalytic subunit, whose protein sequence is MGDSLASSRAKRQKVDKNGRFSALEKLKQLKGKGSKHKYDVDEMENVYDTVDEKEYHDRVLQRQEDDWIEDDGTGYVEDGREIFDDDVIEDTYVASNGKESGRGTKRKARLAPQTNIKGNIRNLLGAMPVKKKEDVKISDDNILSDIMSDLDGSTSSTVIKPKPLPVNKSNVKDSSKKEAQNYFKSLSTSVKKPVPVKIEDVKEKEDVSKKNNKVKSVEKKTNENTHTNVHIKPKPKKSEWNIDKDIKKELEDSATENIEEFVTQDLNFDDDFSNNTPTNTEIKKETNTVPSITDVSDEFLNEEFEIFPLKKESPKGVKTSNWSEQFSENHNGPSVQTDGQLPLQNNSNGDKVFKFYWLDAWEDRFVKPGVVYLFGKTYVNPSNKQAGCVSCCVVVKNVNRQIFLLPREYKLDPVTFEQTDQEVSMMDMYKEFNESIASELGLTEFKSRKVTKNYCFNLPDIPAQCDYLEVKYSASFPPPNTTKKGLTYSHIFGANTSSLETFLLERKIKGPCWLEIKEVENVLAKVSWCKMEAACDKMENISVIRNGMDLEPPPIVVATIHTRSAVDQKTNKTKILMLSCLVHNSFPIHKPPPNPPFHQHFCVMTKCNELWPLDIKQALSQYNATKLTKCDTERELLNYFMVQFWKLDPDLVVGHDMQGFQQDLLIGNILDLRIPNWSRLGRLKRSVAPQKKFATKDAFLGRLVCDIKLSSMELIRSRSFDLDTLCVSVLKMKEGERVEVALEDVPRYYESSHDLLELVKLNMQDASYILKMMCELNVIPLALQITQIAGNIMSRTLMGGRSERNEFLLLHAFTEKDFIVPDKVYGKKATANDGDNDENEDGTVSKKQGKKKAAYSGGLVLDPKKGFYDKLVLLMDFNSLYPSIIQEYNICFTTIKRKLSTGSDDDLNNLVLPGPKTEFGVLPTQIRKLVESRREVKKLMKSPDLLPEQYMQYNIRQTALKLTANSMYGCLGFTHSRFYAKPLAALVTMKGREILMDTKEIVQKQNYEVVYGDTDSLMINTNCLDYDYVFKIGNDLKKEINKKYRQIELDIDGVFKYLLLLKKKKYAAVVISKNKNGEFVLTQEHKGLDIVRRDWSQLAAEAGKFILSQILSEQAPDDRLENIQMHLNKLKEDLLSNQMPLSLLTITKQLTKNPNEYPDKNTQPHVQVALRLNAKNSRRFKKGDIVPYVICEDGTANSATQRAYHIEELKNSEHLKIDYRYYLAHQLHPVISRICEPIEGMDPARVADCLGLDPSGYRQFNRKENTNSETYEVENEHEKYRQCKDFTFVCVNENCKTENKIRETCVKLDKDSLIFLEKCQNLKCNLKPVDYLACIQNQLAMQIRQYHAQYYAGWLSCEDPACGYRTARLPQTFIGGYPLCRQCEKGVMFREYTEKDLHLQISFFSYLFDLSKHMSAKTKTSTQIMSALQVLKEAVEDYLAHSAYSIISLSKLFRFFAIDRKGGNKMTCDPLELDILPENEHIDALMEMGEY, encoded by the exons ATGGGAGACTCTCTTG CCTCTTCAAGAGCCAAAAGGCAAAAAGTTGATAAAAACGGTAGATTCTCTGCATTAGAAAAGCTAAAACAGCTTAAAGGTAAAGGGTCTAAACACAAATATGACGTTGACGAAATGGAAAATGTTTATGATACAGTGGACGAAAAGGAATACCATGATCGTGTATTACAAAGACAAGAAGATGATTGGATAGAAGATGATG gCACTGGCTATGTGGAAGATGGTAGAGAAATatttgatgatgatgtaattgAAGACACTTATGTTGCTTCAAATGGCAAAGAATCTGGTCGGGGCACAAAAAGAAAAGCCCGTCTGGCTCCACAAACAAATATCAAAGgaaatataagaaatttacTAGGAGCTATGCCCGTTAAGAAAAAAGAg GATGTAAAAATCTCAGATGACAATATTCTATCTGACATCATGTCTGATTTGGATGGTAGTACATCATCCACTGTTATCAAACCAAAACCTTTACCTGTTAATAAATCCAATGTAAAAGATTCTAGTAAGAAGGAAgctcaaaattatttcaaaagtcTTTCTACAAGTGTAAAGAAGCCAGTACCAGTTAAAATAGAGgatgttaaagaaaaagaagatgtaagtaaaaaaaataacaaagtaaaatcC gttgaaaagaaaacaaatgaaaacacACATACCAATGTTCATATTAAACCAAAACCAAAGAAATCCGAATGGAATAttgataaagatattaaaaaagaacttgaGGATTCCGCTACTGAGAATATAGAAGAATTTGTAACTCAAGATTTAAATTTCGATGACGATTTTAGCAACAACACACCAACTAAtacggaaattaaaaaagaaaccaaTACCGTTCCCTCTATTACTGATGTATCCGATGAATTTTTGAATGAAGAATTTGAAATATTCCCATTAAAGAAAGAATCCCCTAAAGGGGTGAAAACATCAAATTGGTCGGAGCAATTCAGTGAGAATCATAATGGTCCTTCTGTACAAACAGACGGACAGTTACCACTTCAGAATAATAGTAATGGAgacaaagtatttaaattctattggCTAGATGCCTGGGAAGATAGATTTGTGAAGCCCGGAGTTGTTTATCTGTTTGGTAAGACATATGTAAATCCATCAAATAAGCAAGCAGGTTGTGTATCGTGCTGTGTTGTGGTGAAAAATGTTAAccgacaaatatttttgttgcccAGAGAATAT AAATTAGATCCAGTTACATTTGAGCAAACAGATCAGGAGGTATCCATGATGGATATGTACAAGGAGTTTAATGAATCCATTGCAAGTGAACTCGGACTCACAGAGTTCAAGTCGCGGAAAGTTACAAAGAATTACTGCTTCAATCTTCCTGACATACCAGCACAATGTGATTACTTGGAAGTTAAATATTca GCATCATTCCCGCCACCAAATACCACCAAAAAGGGATTAACGTACAGCCATATATTTGGTGCTAACACAtcttctttagaaacatttttattggaGAGGAAAATTAAAGGACCTTGTTGGCTTGAAATAAAGGAAGTGGAAAATGTATTAGCCAAAGTTTCCTGGTGTAAAATGGAGGCAGCTTGTGATAAAATGGAAAACATCAGTGTTATAAGAAATGGAATGGATTTGGAGCCTCCACCAATTGTTGTTGCAACT aTACATACAAGGAGTGCAGTTGATCAAAAAACCAACaagacaaaaatattgatGCTAAGTTGTCTTGTCCATAATAGCTTTCCAATCCATAAACCACCACCAAATCCACCATTTCATCAACATTTTTGTG TTATGACAAAGTGCAATGAACTATGGCCATTAGATATCAAACAGGCTCTATCCCAATACAATGCTACAAAACTTACTAAGTGCGATACTGAGAGAGAActgcttaattattttatggtgCAATTTTGGAAATTAGATCCAGATCTGGTAGTGGGACATGACATGCAAGGTTTCCAACAAGACTTATTGATAGGAAACATTCTGGATTTACGTATTCCTAATTGGTCCCGTCTGGGCCGACTCAAGCGATCCGTCGCTCCTCAAAAGAAATTTGCAACGAAAGATGCTTTCCTCGGCAGATTAGTCTGCGACATTAAACTTTCATCAATGGAACTCATCCGTTCGAGAAGTTTCGATCTGGATACACTGTGTGTCAGTGTGCTCAAGATGAAAGAGGGAGAGCGAGTCGAGGTGGCGCTCGAAGATGTACCTCGATATTACGAAAGTAGCCACGACTTGCTCGAGCTGGTCAAACTGAATATGCAAGACGCCTCTTACATACTAAAGATGATGTGTGAACTCAATGTTATACCGCTCGCTTTACAAATCACACAAATCGCGGGCAACATTATGTCTCGAACCTTAATGGGCGGTAGATCGGAGCGGAACGAATTTTTACTACTCCATGCTTTTACAgagaaagattttattgtacCCGATAAAGTATACGGCAAAAAAGCGACTGCCAATGATGGAGATAATGATGAAAATGAAGATGGCACTGTGTCAAAGAAACAAGGCAAGAAGAAAGCCGCATACTCTGGAGGCTTGGTGTTAGACCCTAAAAAGGGATTTTACGATAAACTTGTCCTACTGATGGATTTCAATTCTTTATATCCTAGTATTATACAAGAATATAACATTTGCTTCACTaccattaaaagaaaactttccACTGGTTCAGATGACGACTTGAACAACTTAGTTTTGCCCGGTCCAAAGACCGAGTTCGGTGTGCTGCCGACGCAAATTAGGAAACTCGTAGAGAGCAGGAgagaagttaaaaaattaatgaaatcacCTGATTTACTACCCGAACAATACATGCAGTATAATATTAGACAAACTGCTTTAAAGCTCACTGCTAACTCTATGTATGGATGTCTGGGTTTTACCCACTCACGGTTTTATGCTAAGCCTCTTGCGGCGTTAGTTACTATGAAAGGAAGAGAAATTCTTATGGATACCAAAGAAATTgtccaaaaacaaaattatgaagTGGTATATGGTGACACTGACAGTCTGATGATTAATACCAACTGCTTGGACTATGATTACGTTTTCAAAATCGGTAATGACctaaagaaagaaattaataaaaaatacaggcAAATCGAACTAGATATTGATggagtttttaaatatttgcttttgctcaagaagaagaaatacGCTGCCGTTGTTATAagcaagaataaaaatggtgaATTTGTTTTAACTCAGGAACACAAAGGTTTAGATATAGTACGTCGGGACTGGTCTCAACTGGCGGCAGAGGCgggtaaatttattttaagccaAATATTATCGGAACAGGCCCCGGACGATAGattagaaaatatacaaatgcACCTGAATAAACTGAAAGAAGATTTATTGAGTAACCAGATGCCGCTGTCTTTGCTGACTATAACTAAACAACTTACAAAGAATCCCAATGAATATCCAGATAAAAACACCCAACCGCATGTGCAAGTAGCTCTAAGGCTTAATGCAAAAAATAGCAGACGATTCAAAAAAGGTGACATTGTGCCATACGTGATTTGTGAAGATGGTACGGCCAACTCGGCTACGCAGAGAGCTTATCATattgaagaattaaaaaattctgaaCATCTTAAGATCGACTATAGATACTATTTGGCGCATCAACTTCATCCCGTCATATCTAGAATTTGTGAGCCAATCGAAGGCATGGACCCGGCTCGCGTTGCCGACTGCCTCGGCTTAGACCCATCAGGCTATAGACAATTTAACAGAAAAGAAAATACCAACTCAGAGACATATGAAGTCGAGAATGAACACGAGAAATATAGGCAATGCAaagattttacatttgtttgcgtaaatgaaaattgtaaaactgAGAACAAAATACGTGAAACCTGTGTGAAGTTAGATAAAGACAGCCTTATATTCTtagaaaaatgtcaaaatctCAAGTGCAATTTGAAACCAGTTGATTATTTGGCGTGCATTCAAAATCAACTGGCGATGCAAATCCGGCAGTACCATGCTCAGTATTACGCTGGTTGGCTATCTTGCGAAGACCCTGCTTGTGGTTACCGCACTGCGAGACTGCCCCAAACATTCATAGGTGGATACCCTTTATGTAGACAGTGCGAGAAAGGAGTCATGTTCAGAGAGTATACTGAAAAAGACCTTCATCTTCAAATAAGTTTCTTTTCATACCTATTCGACCTGAGTAAACATATGTCTGCAA aaacgaAAACATCGACTCAGATAATGTCAGCGCTACAAGTACTGAAAGAAGCCGTAGAAGATTATTTAGCCCATTCAGCGTATTCTATTATAAGTTTGTCGAAATTATTCCGATTTTTCGCCATTGATAGAAAAGGTGGTAATAAAATGACATGCGATCCTTTAGAATTAGACATATTGCCTGAAAATGAGCACATAGATGCCTTAATGGAGATGGGTGAATATTAA
- the LOC106707429 gene encoding DNA replication licensing factor Mcm7: MAMRDYAADKEAIKNFFVDFCETNDDGQKFFKYAEQLTQVAHREQTAFVVELDDLYETNAELAEAVKHNTRRYTNIVSDLVYEMLPDYKHKEVAAKDALDVYIEHRIMLEARNHRMPGEMRDPRNRYPPELIRRFEVYFKDISNAKSLAVRDVKAEHIGKLVTVRGIVTRCTDVKPLLVVATYSCSACGAETYQPVRGLQFTPPPACSADECRVNKTAGQLYLQTRGSRFQKFQELKIQEHSDQVPVGHIPRQLSVYCRGETTRRAQPGDHVAVAGVFLPLLSAGFRQIVQGLLSDTYLEAHSVTCLNQSEENEACEALSEEELSELADEELYSRMAQSLAPEIYGHEDVKKALLLLLVGGVDKRPNGMKIRGNINICLMGDPGVAKSQLLNYITRLAPRSQYTTGRGSSGVGLTAAVLKDPFTGEMMLEGGALVLADQGVCCIDEFDKMAENDRTAIHEVMEQQTISIAKAGIMTCLNARVSILAAANPAYGRYNPKRTVEQNIQLPAALLSRFDLLWLIQDKPNRDKDLELAKHIAYVHQHSSQPPSRLRALPMRLMRRYLALTKRKQPVVPRALADYLVSSYVELRREARNARDVTFTSARNLLAILRLSTALARLRLSDVVEKEDVSEAIRLVEMSKQSLQHVEENVQRGISATDRIFAVVRDLAGSSKTVKIADVIERCVDKGFKPDQVDACIEEYENLNVWQVNQVRTKITFM, from the exons ATGGCAATGAGAGATTATGCAGCTGAcaaag AAGCTATAAAGAATTTCTTTGTGGATTTTTGCGAAACAAATGACGATGGccaaaagttttttaaatatgctgAGCAACTTACACAAGTTGCGCACAGAGAACAG ACAGCATTTGTTGTTGAATTGGATGACTTATATGAGACCAATGCAGAGCTTGCAGAAGCAGTCAAACACAATACAAGACGGTACACAAATATAGTATCAGACTTGGTGTATGAAATGCTACCTGATTATAAACATAAAGAG GTAGCAGCAAAAGATGCCTTAGATGTTTACATAGAGCATAGAATAATGTTGGAAGCAAGGAACCACAGGATGCCCGGTGAAATGAGAGATCCAAGAAATAGATATCCTCCAGAACTAATCAGAAGATt tgAAGTCTACTTTAAAGATATATCAAATGCAAAGTCTCTGGCAGTTCGTGATGTCAAAGCTGAACATATTGGAAAGCTGGTAACTGTAAGAG gtATAGTGACGCGGTGTACGGATGTGAAGCCCCTATTAGTGGTAGCGACATACTCGTGCAGTGCGTGCGGCGCAGAGACGTACCAGCCGGTGCGCGGGCTGCAGTTCACGCCACCGCCCGCCTGCTCCGCCGACGAGTGCAGGGTGAACAAGACCGCTGGACAGCTGTACCTGCAGACCAGGGGCTCTCGCTTCCAGAAGTTCCAGGAGTTGAAGATACAGGAGCAT TCAGACCAGGTGCCGGTGGGACACATCCCGCGGCAGTTGTCAGTATACTGTCGCGGGGAGACGACGCGACGCGCGCAGCCAGGCGACCACGTCGCAGTCGCCGGGGTCTTCCTGCCGCTACTCAGCGCCGGCTTCCGACAGATCGTGCAGGGATTGCTCTCCGATACCTATCTAGAGGCGCAT AGTGTGACATGTCTGAATCAAAGCGAGGAGAACGAGGCTTGTGAGGCGCTGTCTGAGGAGGAGTTGTCGGAGCTGGCTGATGAGGAGCTGTACTCCCGCATGGCGCAGAGCCTCGCACCTGAGATATACGGACACGAGGATGTTAAGAAGGCTCTACTGTTGCTGCTCGTCGGAGGAGTTGATAA ACGTCCCAATGGTATGAAGATCCGTGGCAACATCAACATCTGCCTGATGGGTGACCCCGGCGTGGCCAAGTCACAGTTACTCAACTACATaacgcgtctcgcgccgcgctcCCAGTATACCACCGGCCGCGGCTCCTCCGGTGTCGGTCTCACCGCAGCAGTACTCAAG GACCCGTTCACCGGTGAGATGATGCTGGAGGGTGGGGCGTTGGTGTTGGCGGACCAGGGCGTGTGTTGTATTGACGAGTTCGACAAGATGGCGGAGAACGACCGCACCGCCATACACGAAGTAATGGAACAGCAGACTATCAGCATTGCCAag GCAGGAATAATGACGTGTCTGAACGCGCGCGTTTCTATCCTGGCTGCGGCGAACCCTGCGTACGGCCGCTACAATCCCAAACGTACTGTAGAGCAGAACATACAGCTGCCCGCTGCGCTACTCTCCCGTTTTGATCTGCTCTGGCTCATACAGGACAAACCAAATAG AGACAAGGATTTGGAGTTGGCGAAGCACATAGCGTACGTACACCAGCACTCGTCTCAGCCACCGAGCAGACTGCGAGCACTACCAATGCGTCTCATGCGGCGCTACCTCGCACTCACCAAGCGCAAGCAGCCCGTAGTACCTCGCGCTCTCGCCGACTACCTCGTCT cTTCATATGTGGAATTAAGGCGGGAGGCGAGAAATGCACGTGACGTCAcattcacatctgccaggaaTTTGCTCGCCATCTTACGTCTGTCTACTGCCCTCGCTAGGCTTAG GTTATCAGATGTGGTAGAAAAGGAAGATGTTTCAGAAGCGATTCGTCTTGTAGAAATGTCCAAACAGTCACTTCAACATGTTGAAGAAAATGTTCAAAG AGGTATAAGCGCTACGGATCGTATCTTCGCTGTGGTCCGCGACCTGGCGGGCTCCAGTAAAACTGTCAAGATCGCTGATGTCATCGAGCGTTGTGTCGACAAAGGATTCAAACCTGATCAG GTTGATGCTTGCATTGAGGAGTATGAAAATTTGAATGTATGGCAAGTGAACCAAGTACGAACCAAGATTACATTCATGTGA